The DNA segment tgtgggttcaaatcccagctcactCAGCTGTCCTTACATGCATGACCCGGAGCAAGTCATTTACCTTTCCGGGCCTCCACTTCAGAAGAGAGCAGTAAGGACTTAAGGTAATAAGTGCATCATGGCAGTCACTGCAAGCCTCAGTCGGTTGGGTGGTTGCATTCTGGCTACAGCTTCTCTACCCTGGGTCTGACTGAATGGGAGCTTGGGGGGAATCCCCAGAGGCCCTGCACCTGCCTGGCCTGCTCTCTAGAAACATCACTTACACACCAAGGCCTCCTGGCCCTGGCACCTAAGTACAGCTCTGTCAGTGGTCTGGGGGTGATGGTGAGGTCTTGACTCATGTCATCCGGGCGGTTGCCTGGGCCACACTTGTCAGTCAGGAGAACCATGTAATCTGGGAGACAATGGAGCAGGGAAGCACTGAACCCAGGGCATGCCCAGGAGATGTTTCACCTGCCGGAAGAAGCTGAGAAACTGTGGCCCAGCTGAGCCCTGCTGGGCTTCAGGGTCTGCGTTATTTTAAGAACGGCAGACCCACACTTAGATCTGAACATTTCCATTGCATGTGGGTTTGACCGTAGCAAAGAATAAGCATAAAATATTCTGGGAGTCTACTGTGAGGAGGATTTAAATGTGAGGTTTTTTCAAGCTGGTGAggcttctgggggtggggggtgcagtgAGCTAAGCAGATTCAGGAAGATGAACAAGGGGCCAGGACAGGCAGGGTCAGAGATCCCGGGTGTGCATCCAGCTTTTCCCCACCCCTAGTGAGGGTGGGCTGGAACCAGGAATCCCCAGTGGCCAGGCCTGGACAGAACTTGCTGTCCCTGTCCTTTGGGGACTCTGCCAAGGAGGATGGATGGGAAGGGTGCTGCTTCAGAAGGGCTGCTTGCAGAGCGGATGGGAAGCATGCTGGGCTTTGAGCCAACTCAACTCAAGAACTCTGAGGCAGGGGAAAGATGAATGGGTGCATGGCCCCCAGAAGTGGGGCTGCAATTTCCCAGCAGGGAGCGGGCTGGGAGGAGCTGGGGAACTAGGcaggcacccccccccccagggTTCTCTAGTCCCTGGAGGCAGCCCAGAAGCCTGTCATGTTCAAGAGGTGGAGCCAGGGGACtcagggggcgggggtgggctgAATGTGCTCTTGAAGCCGGAGGAGCTGCTCTTCgatgttttcttaaaaacatgACAGATTGCTATTCTGATGATAAGAGTACTATATATAGTGCAGATAATTTTGGAAATGCAAAGCATTagaaagaatgtaaaaataaCCTGCAGTCTCACCATTTTGAGATATATGCAGCTCCACAATCCCCTATTTAAAACTCTTGTGGCCAGGAGGGTTTTGAAGTTCAGGAAGCTTCAGATTTGGGGAAGGATCTTTCTGTGTTGTTGGGTGTTGTCATTATAGACATGCCTGAACCAGCTAAGTCTGCTCCTGCCCCTAAAAAGGGCTCTAAAAAAGCTGTAGCCAAGGCCCAGAAGAAGGACGGCAAGAAGCGCAAGCGCAGCCGCAAGGAGAGCTACTCCGTGTACGtgtacaaggtgctgaagcaagtCCATCCGGACACCAGCATCTCGTCCAAGGCCATGggcatcatgaactccttcgtcAACTACATTTTCGAGCGCATCGCTGGCGAGGCATCGCGCCTGGCGCATTACAACAAGCGCTCGACTATTACATCCAGGGAAATACAGACCACCGTGCGCTTGCTGCtgcctggggagctggccaagcacgccgtgtctgagggcactaaggctgtcaccaagtataccagctccagGTAAATATAATATACCTAGCcgctgttaacggagaaggcaatggcaccccactccagtactcttgcctggaaaatcccatggacggagggcctggtaggctgtagtccatggggtcgctaagagttggacacaactgagcgacttcactatacaGTATATGGAGTGTATACTGTCATATCCCCAGTGGGGACAACATATTGGTATTTATGCagtgaaacaaataaaaacacaaatctcCTTTCAGGTCAGGTTTTGTCTTGAAATGAATTGAAATAAACTTCAGGTTTTCTAATAGTTTTGGATTTGGTCATCTCGGATATCGGACTGTAGACCTGTTTACATATGGGGTCATCACATCCGGTCATGGAAGCTGCACTGTCTGGAGGTCCTGGCCACATGGACTGTGATGAGGATGGCGCCTGCAGACCTGTGCCTCTGTGTGCAATGATCTGCGCCACAAACTCAGAATATCAATATGTCCATATCTCCTTTATTGTTCTTAAGTAATTGTATGAGACCTCCTGATCCATATTACTGGAaggtctgcttttctttcttagagCATCCCTTTCCTGAATTGTCCAAGAGCTCTAGAGGTTTATTTATTCCAAAAGAGATCGAGGGGGGATGGTATCAGTCCAAATTTTAAGGCTGGAAAGGGAAATAAGGCTGGGATAGAGGTCCTGGAAGGTCCCCCCGGCCATTGCTTCTCACTGACATGCAGCTTTGCTGTTGGGGTGAGTCCCACACAGTTTATAGCTGGCTGGTGCACAGCTGCTGGGATGGCCTGGCAGATCCACGTTTCTGCTCAGGTCCCCACGATGTTTCCGATTGGGCACCAAGGTGACAGTTTTCTTAAACATCCTCCCAGGCTTACCCTTTCTCCAGAAGGCACTGGGGGGGGGCAGGTGGCTGGGTGGAGAGAAGAGACCAGCTGTGCTCACACGCTGATCCCATCctaccctctcccacagatttcTAGGTTCTTATGGGGAATTTCAGTtaccagcctgctgctgctaagtcgcttcagtcgtgtccgactctgtgcgaccccgtagacggcagcccaccaggctcccccctccctgggatgctccaggcaagaacactggagtagggtgccattgccttctccgagttaccAGCCTGGACTCCCATTTTCCTCAAGGTGACTTAGAGCCCTTACTACCTCTCTGAATGAACAGGCCTTGGTTCCTCTGGACAGATTCCCTTGACTTTGGGTCTTAGAGAACAAGGTTTGGGTCTTGTTCTGTCTTTCCCAGATGACAATCTGGGATTGTCAATTATATCCTCTCTTCCTGTGTCAAAGCACTCCCTCTCTTCCTGCCGCCTGCTTGCCTCAGGGAAGGGCTGCCTTAACTGCACCACAATGATGTTATTTCCtactcctctctcctttttctcttccccCAAGCAGTTTACTCTGTGATCTAGCAATTCTATTTCTGTATATATAGCCAAAAGAATCGAAAGTAGGGTCTCAAAAAGATATTTGTAAacacatgttcatagcagtattactCACAGTAGCCAAAGGGCAGAAACAACCCTAGTGTCTATTGAcccatgaatggataaacaaaatgtagtacaTCCAcccaatggaatgttattcagccttaaaaaggaagagaattctgaCACATACCATGATGTGGAGGAATCTTGAAGatttgctaaataaaataagccagtcacaaaaagataaatattgtatgatccCACTTATATGAAGTACTTAAGAGTAGTGAAATGCATAGAGATTagggagtagaatggtggttgccaggggctgggggtggttgACTGTGATACAGCTGCCTCCACGGGTCAGGAGCCCCTTCCATCACAAGAGGCTTGACCTCTCAAGTTCCGCACTCACGCACTTATTGCTCAGAGGAGTGAAACAGCCCCACTTTGAGGTTCTAAGGAGAGAGCATGAACCAGGCAGAGCAGCAGATCTGTCACTTCCCAGCTCCATGCCTCAACTTCTTGAGATCCTGCTTACTCCTGGCACTTTGTCTCTGAACTGTGCCCAAGTGGTCAGCAAGTTTGTTAGAACAGTGGTTCCTAaaatgtggtccctggaccattgcgtagcagcacctgggaactgGTTTAAAAATGTGAAGTCTTTCCCCAAATCAAAAACTCTGATTCAGCCCAGCAAGCTAgtcaagctctccaggtgattctgatcaTTCAAATTTGCACACTGGCTTTGATAAAAGAGGAAATTCATATGAGCCTTCCAAGAGATCGAGTATGCGTATACTGCCTGTTACGGCATTTGGCATGTAGCAGATGCTGAATAACCAAACGGATGAACAGTTCGTTCATTCCTCTGCTCGCCCACCCTCTCCATATACAAACAAGACTTCCAGGAGAGATTGGACGAATCTAGGATTGGATTAGACTTGAGTAAGAAGGAAAAGTGGTACAAAGCTTGAAAGAGCACCATCATCTTAGGGAGCAGAAGACAGGAGGAGATTTGGAAATCTCAGAAGCACCAGTTTATCAGTGAATGAGATTTTATGTTTCCTGACTTTGGTAAAAGGAAATAGCCTTTGGCTctaacttcaatattttggtgCACAGCTTGGAGTCAGAGCTGCCAAAGTGGTTCTGCCCTCCTTGTTTTCccacagaaacccactccagccttcctTGGCACATGCTGCCATCAAACACATTTTGCACAAGCTGGGGCCTTCAGCGGCTTTATGCCACTGGCTCAGTCCCGCTCTTCCATCCTGGGGGAGCcatctctgcttctctccacTCCTCTTCCCCTGGAAGCTCTTCCTCACACCCTCACCCCAGACTTCTTCAGCCTCTTTCATCATGGGCCCGTCTCTACCTTGGCCACAGAAGGAGCCTGAGTTACAGGCTATAGCTCTGATGACATTTTAAGAGTGATTTAGACATACAGAGGCACCTGATGGGATGCCTCAAGCAAGACATCTGGTAGTATCCAGACTCAGTTTCCCCTCTTTTTGAATAAAAGGGTTGCAccagaagttttgcaaaggtTTCTTCCAGCCTTACTATTTTCAGCTCACGGCTGCACTGTCGTCCAGTTGCACGTGGACTAAGGCTCTCCTCTTTCAGAGGAAGCACAACTTCAGGACTAGGGCTCAGTGGCTGGCAGGCCACCACCCTGCTCCCTCCAGACAGACCCAGGTGTGGCTAAGCGAATTCAAGGGCTGTGCGTGTCTGGGCTGTGTGCTAGGACCTCTTGCTCCTGTGATCATGTGATgttgatatatatatagagagaggggggaaaagttgtttcatatttacatttctttttaaaccttGCTTTATTGTAAGGGCACTCAGTACCATTGAGACAACCCTAGtaggctggaggtggggggcggagGGGCATCACTGGCTGGGAAGCTGGGAAGCAGCAGCAACCACACTGGCCTTGAACCTGTCAGCCTTGcatgcttctaagtcacttcagttgtgttcgactctgtgcaaccccatagacggcagcccaccagggtcccccgtccctgggattctccaggcaagaacactggagtgggttgcccttgccttctccaatgcatgcaagtgaaaagtgaaagtgaagttgctcagtcgtgtccgactcttagtggccccatggactgcagccttccaggctcctccatccatgggattttccaggcaagggtactggagtggggtgccattgccttctctggtcagcCTTGCATATCAAAGCCTATATTACCTGTGGTCTTGGTAGACACTGGTGGCCATATTACTTACCTGTTTTGAGCCGGTTTTTCTGGAGCACCAACTGCGGAGTCAGTTGCAGGGTTGCTATGTGGCTGAAGGAGATACCCTCTCCAAGCTGCATGGCACTCTAAACACGAGGGTCCCTGCTGACACTAGTTCCTTTCATCCCACAGCAAAATCATCAGCACTGGGTACCATCCATCCCAGCTCAAGCACAACGCCCCTGTCCATGGCTGACACAGGGCTGAGCCTCCCAGCCTTCTCCCTCCACCCCTGTAATCCAGAATTGAGGGCACAGGGGAAGTTGCAGGCTTTCACAGTGACCTCAGAGATCTCCCAGAAACAGCAAATGCCAGAGAGAATAAGATAGAAGTATTATAGGATACCCCAACTTTCCTAAGAAATGGTATAGAACACCCTATCTTTCCTAAGAAATGGAAAGGGAGCAGttggatgagaaaaaaaaaaaaatgagggggacaaaggaaaaggaagactctaatattgaaaggaaaaaaaaggcatttgGAACTTTATCAAGCCCTaatgtttttacttattttgcaAGTAATTTATATCCTGTCATATTTCAAAAAGGATTAGACATGGCAAACCAAGCCATAACCAATTTGCAGACCAATTTGAGACATCCCAGCCATCCAATGAATGAATCATTTAGTCCCAGTACAAGTCCTGCAGGAATAAGGCAGTGTGCCTTAAGGACCACCCCCCTTGCCTCACCTGATCTCTGCCAAGAGGTAGGCCATGTGCCCAGGGCAGCTGTTCACACACATGTCCCACGGCCATTTGGAGCACCTCGGAGGGGATGCTCAGCAGATGCTGCTGGGCTCCAGCCAGGTGTGTCCAGTATTTTCACTAGTAAACATCTTTGCCGCGAGCAGCTTTGCAGTACAACTAATTGGCCGTAAGGccattttgccttaaaaaaaaaaaacaactgcttGACAGTTATATTACACTAGAAAATGATAACACATCGGTTTTTGCAAACACTTGGTTGAATTAATCTAAGCCagattttgttaaaaattttcaCCATTTCCCAAAAACTTCTACTCATCAGGAATCACATAAAAATCTCTTTTGCGAGGAGGGATTGGAggagcttcattcttcttttaccTCCAACTTCTAACACTGCATGATAAATTTGGTAAAGATGGCCCGAGAGAACAAACTGCCATATCTAAATTAGCTAAAGAATCCATCATTAATGTTCTTGAAGACTGTTGTGAATTAGTAGCTGCCTCTTCTATATTTTTGAAAGCTTAGCAAACTTTtgtttgcagtgtgtgtgtgtggttttttttttttttttttttgcaggttttttaaactttattttgttggagtatagctgctttaaacgttgtgttagtttctgctgtacagcaaactgaatcagCTGCATGTATACCTAtgtccactctttttaagatttcccTCCATTTAGGTGAAcacagagcattgaatagagttctctgtgctatgcaataagttctcattagttgcctattttatacatagcagtgtccACACatttagtgtatatatgtcaatacttATCTGCTAATTCagcccacccccttccccacttGTAACCATAGGTTTGAGCTATGTATCTAtgactccatttctgttttgcaaataagttcatctgtaccatttcccTGGATT comes from the Bubalus kerabau isolate K-KA32 ecotype Philippines breed swamp buffalo chromosome 1, PCC_UOA_SB_1v2, whole genome shotgun sequence genome and includes:
- the LOC129641865 gene encoding histone H2B type 1-C/E/F/G/I-like, whose protein sequence is MPEPAKSAPAPKKGSKKAVAKAQKKDGKKRKRSRKESYSVYVYKVLKQVHPDTSISSKAMGIMNSFVNYIFERIAGEASRLAHYNKRSTITSREIQTTVRLLLPGELAKHAVSEGTKAVTKYTSSR